The Nocardioides salarius genome includes a region encoding these proteins:
- a CDS encoding single-stranded DNA-binding protein codes for MTIPTQMSLHGFIATAPELTFTGKGHARFFCRVGIEQHRKEVDGSFTKLDPVFCDLVLFDRAAERAYPRFKPGDQIVASGYIHEYEQERPGGPSEIREQFVARRIGHDCARTRYVVDRNPAKQPDPPTNEMNVVNEPAHAVSF; via the coding sequence ATGACGATTCCCACTCAGATGAGCCTTCACGGGTTCATCGCGACAGCGCCGGAGCTCACGTTCACCGGCAAGGGTCACGCCCGGTTCTTCTGCCGGGTCGGCATCGAGCAGCACCGCAAGGAGGTCGACGGGTCGTTCACCAAGCTCGACCCCGTCTTCTGCGACCTGGTCCTGTTCGACCGCGCGGCCGAGCGGGCCTACCCGCGGTTCAAGCCCGGCGACCAGATCGTCGCTTCCGGCTACATCCACGAGTACGAGCAGGAGCGACCCGGCGGTCCCAGCGAGATCCGCGAGCAATTCGTCGCCCGCCGGATCGGACACGACTGCGCCCGCACCCGCTACGTCGTGGACCGCAACCCTGCCAAGCAGCCCGATCCTCCGACCAACGAGATGAACGTGGTCAACGAGCCGGCCCACGCCGTCAGCTTCTGA
- a CDS encoding IS481 family transposase codes for MSHATHANAALTPRARLRLARLVVEHGWPPARAAERYDVSWRTAKKWAERYRAEGPDGMHDRSSAPRHQPNRTSTPVVRKIVHLRWKQRLGPIAIGDKLGMPASTVHAVLVRCRINRLTHIDRATGEPIRRYEHERPGDLIHVDVKKLGRVPDGGGWRYVGRQQGGKNRSATVERTGAAKNKWHNPLIGTCYLHTVIDDHSRVAYVEAHDDETKETATQVLKNATAWFAQRGVTVRRVLSDNGSCYRSHLWRDTCTELGITPKKTRPYRPQTNGKIERFHRTLAEGWAFKKFYNSESARLAALPGWIHEYNHHRPHSAIGKAAPITRLDNLAGHHT; via the coding sequence GTGTCCCACGCTACCCATGCCAATGCTGCCCTGACCCCTCGCGCCCGGCTCCGACTCGCACGCCTGGTCGTCGAGCACGGTTGGCCGCCCGCTCGCGCGGCCGAGCGCTACGACGTCTCCTGGCGCACCGCGAAGAAGTGGGCCGAGCGATACCGAGCCGAAGGCCCGGACGGCATGCACGACCGGTCCTCGGCCCCACGTCATCAGCCGAACCGGACATCGACCCCGGTGGTACGCAAGATCGTGCACCTGCGCTGGAAGCAACGCCTCGGCCCCATCGCGATCGGCGACAAGCTGGGCATGCCGGCCTCGACCGTGCACGCAGTCTTGGTCCGGTGCCGCATCAACCGACTCACCCACATCGACCGCGCCACCGGTGAGCCCATCCGGCGCTACGAGCACGAACGGCCCGGCGACCTGATCCACGTCGACGTCAAGAAGCTGGGCCGGGTCCCTGACGGTGGCGGATGGCGCTACGTGGGGCGTCAGCAAGGCGGCAAGAACCGTTCGGCGACCGTGGAGCGCACCGGCGCGGCCAAGAACAAGTGGCACAACCCGTTGATCGGAACCTGCTACCTGCACACCGTGATCGATGACCACTCCCGCGTGGCCTACGTCGAGGCCCACGACGACGAGACCAAGGAGACCGCAACCCAGGTCCTCAAGAACGCGACTGCTTGGTTCGCTCAGCGCGGCGTCACCGTCCGGCGAGTGCTCTCCGACAACGGCAGCTGCTACCGATCGCACCTGTGGCGCGACACCTGCACCGAACTCGGCATCACACCTAAGAAGACCCGGCCCTACCGACCCCAGACGAACGGGAAGATCGAACGCTTCCACCGGACCCTGGCCGAGGGCTGGGCCTTCAAGAAGTTCTACAACTCCGAATCAGCCCGCCTCGCGGCTCTGCCAGGATGGATCCACGAGTACAACCACCACCGGCCCCACTCAGCAATCGGGAAGGCAGCCCCCATCACCAGGTTGGACAACCTGGCTGGGCATCACACCTAG
- a CDS encoding type IV secretory system conjugative DNA transfer family protein — MNPRGQGVDDELVNLGLILIAAVGLMAAILRLAGSAAAWVSGASQPSGGWEVGFRVLTHPSDPSTALGADGLAAWVYWLVLLLMVSAVIASTLVLWRRIGSMRHTTSHDPRRLAGVATGRDVRAVASDKALLARGRTLRPSLDKPEPSDVGYLLGRSRGQGVWASVEDSILVLGPPRSGKGLHVVISAILDAPGAVITTATRPDNIAATLTARQERGPVAVFDPQRLAEGLPAGLRWSPVRGCEDPLTAMIRATGLASATGLSTGGVESGGFWEGKTRTALQALLHAAALDNRSPRELFGWTLSPSAAADAVAILSSNHKAAPGWADSLESMIHSDPRTRDSIWMGVSLALTCLADPRVLDAVSPNPGEHFDPVDFLTSNGTLYLLATGAGAGASWSLVAAFIEDLVETARHLAAASPGARMDPPLLLAFDEIGNLSPLPSLPVLMAEGGGTGITTMPVLQSLSQARDKWGDHAAGAIWDASIVKVVLGGTSSAKDLQDLSALIGERDEKTDTVSVGDYGSRSLQRSVRRVPVLPPEVIRTLPFGTALVLLRSAPPLVTDLRPWTARKEAERLRDQRTQVEAALRRR, encoded by the coding sequence GTGAACCCTCGCGGGCAGGGAGTCGACGACGAGCTGGTCAACCTCGGCCTCATCCTCATCGCCGCCGTCGGCCTGATGGCGGCGATCCTGCGACTTGCTGGGTCTGCCGCCGCGTGGGTGTCAGGCGCCTCGCAACCGTCTGGCGGCTGGGAGGTCGGCTTTCGAGTTCTCACCCACCCCAGCGACCCATCCACCGCGCTCGGTGCCGACGGACTCGCAGCTTGGGTCTACTGGCTCGTGCTGCTGCTCATGGTCTCGGCGGTCATCGCCAGCACCCTCGTGCTGTGGCGACGGATCGGCTCGATGAGGCACACGACGTCGCATGATCCCCGCCGACTTGCAGGGGTCGCCACTGGACGCGACGTACGAGCGGTTGCATCGGATAAGGCGCTGCTTGCGCGTGGCCGGACGCTGCGACCGTCCCTCGACAAGCCGGAGCCCTCCGACGTCGGCTACCTCCTCGGGCGCTCGCGGGGTCAGGGCGTCTGGGCGTCGGTCGAGGACTCGATCCTGGTGCTGGGACCGCCCCGCTCGGGCAAGGGCCTCCACGTCGTCATCAGCGCGATCCTCGACGCCCCCGGCGCGGTAATCACCACCGCCACCCGACCCGACAACATCGCAGCCACCCTCACCGCTCGCCAGGAGCGAGGACCGGTCGCGGTCTTCGACCCTCAACGGCTTGCCGAGGGTCTACCGGCCGGCCTTCGCTGGTCACCCGTGCGCGGTTGCGAAGACCCACTCACCGCGATGATCCGAGCCACCGGCCTGGCGTCCGCAACCGGCTTGTCGACCGGCGGGGTCGAGTCCGGCGGCTTCTGGGAAGGCAAGACCCGCACAGCCCTCCAGGCGCTGCTCCATGCGGCTGCCCTCGACAATCGCAGTCCCCGCGAGCTGTTCGGGTGGACGCTGTCGCCGTCTGCGGCGGCCGACGCGGTGGCGATCTTGTCGAGCAACCACAAGGCTGCACCCGGCTGGGCCGACTCGTTGGAGTCGATGATCCACTCCGACCCCCGCACCCGAGACTCGATCTGGATGGGCGTCTCCCTCGCCCTAACCTGCCTCGCCGACCCACGAGTCCTCGACGCCGTGTCCCCGAACCCCGGCGAGCACTTCGACCCCGTCGACTTCCTCACCAGCAACGGCACCCTCTACCTCCTCGCCACCGGCGCAGGAGCTGGCGCCTCCTGGTCACTCGTCGCAGCCTTCATCGAGGATCTCGTCGAGACCGCCCGCCACCTCGCCGCCGCATCACCCGGCGCACGCATGGACCCACCGCTACTCCTGGCATTCGACGAGATCGGCAACCTCTCGCCGCTGCCGTCCCTGCCGGTCCTCATGGCCGAGGGCGGCGGCACCGGGATCACCACGATGCCCGTGCTCCAGTCCCTCTCCCAGGCCCGGGACAAGTGGGGCGACCACGCGGCCGGCGCCATCTGGGACGCCTCCATCGTCAAAGTCGTCCTCGGCGGCACTTCGTCGGCGAAGGACCTCCAAGACCTCTCCGCCCTGATCGGCGAGCGCGACGAGAAGACCGACACCGTCTCCGTCGGCGACTACGGCTCCCGGTCGCTCCAACGCTCCGTGCGACGAGTGCCGGTGTTGCCGCCAGAGGTGATTCGCACCCTGCCATTCGGCACCGCTCTCGTACTGCTCCGCAGCGCCCCGCCGCTGGTCACCGACCTACGTCCTTGGACGGCTCGCAAGGAAGCCGAGCGGCTCCGCGATCAACGAACCCAGGTCGAAGCGGCACTCCGCCGCCGCTAG